The sequence below is a genomic window from Streptomyces sp. NBC_00582.
TGTTCTCGGTGTGCGCCGTCGCAGCGTCCGGGATCGGCGCGCTCAGCCTCCTCGCCGTGTTCGGCACGCCCGGCATGCTGGCGGCCACGCTGGTCTTCATCGGGATGGCGGTGCCGACGGCAGGCGCCACCACGCCGATCCAGGCGCTGCCCGGCTTCTACCGCTTCCTCGCGGAGTTCGAACCCCTGCGGCAGATCACCGGCGGCGTCCGCTCGATCCTCTACTACGACGCCCAGGGCGACGCGGGTCTGACCCGGGGCTGGGTCATGATGGCCGCCGGCCTCGTGGCGGCCGTGCTGTTCGGTTTCGGCGTGCTGGGGTGGTACGACCGCAAGGGACTGCACCGCATCCCGGTCGGGACGGAGCCCGAGAAGAACGCCGCCGCGGTGTAGCGCAACTGCTCCCGCATCACCCAGGACGGGGCCCTTGAGCGGAGCGGCCCCGCGTGTGCCGCCCCCGTGGGGACGAGGGGCGTGCACACCAGCACGGCTCGGCGACGGTCCTTCTCCTTTGGGGCCGTCGCCGAGCCTCTGAGCGGACGTCGGCGCCCCGGCACGACGCCGGCCGGCTCGCCACCCCTGGAACCGATCGGCCCAAGGAACCGGACTCCTGCGGAGGTCACGTCGTCGTCATGCCCCGCAGGCAGCGGCACCACGTCCCACCCTCACCGTCAGTCGAGAGTGGTGGTGGAGCCGTCCGGCGACCAGGGGGCCCCTACGCCGCCCGGGAGCTGATCGCGGGCACGCCCGGCTGACGGATCGCGCCCGCCGGCACCCGCTGCCTTCGCAGGCCGCCGACCCGGCGGGCGGGCCCGCGGCCCGTCCGACGCATCCGCCCGCCGACCCCCTCGTGATCCTCCTCCAAGAGCTGCCGTCCGGGCGGCTACTTCTCCCGCCCGCCACCGTGCTCCGCGTGTCCGACGGCGCGCAGAAGGAAGGGCAGCATGCGGTCGGCGGTCTTCGCCGCGGTGGCGGCGTCGACCTGGTTCGGCGGCAGGGGGGTGAGGAAGAACCTGCTCATCATGGGACCGACCACCAGGTCGCCGAGCAGGTCGGGGTGTTCCACCGGCGGGATCTCGCCCCGCTCCACGGCGCGTCGCGTGATCTCCTCCATACGCCGGCGCACGGGCAGCATGAAGGCGTTCGTGAGGGCCTCGGCCAGGGAGGCGCTGTGCGCGGCCTCGCCGATCAGAGTGCGCAGCACCCCTCCCTCGTTGCCGGTCAGAGCGGCTGCTTTGTCCCGGAGGAGAGCGCGCAGGTCGCCTTCGAGCGTGCCGGTGTCCGGCTGCACCGTCAGGTCCCGGGCGTACGCGGCGGCGGCGTCGACGACCAGGACCTCCTTGGACGGCCAGCGCCGGTAGAGAGTGGCGGTGGACACGCCGGCGCGGGCCGCGACGGCGGCGGTGGTGAGCCCGCTGTAGCCGCTCTCGGTCAGGACGGCCAGGGTCGCGTCCAGCAGCGCACGGTCGCGGGAGGCGTCGCGGGGGCGCCCCCGGCGTGGCTGCGCCCCGGTCATCGGGCGGCTCCCGGAGAGATCCGGCGCGACGCACGGGCGGCGGAGCGCGCCCGATGGCCGGGCCGCCGTACGGAGTGTTCGGTGCGGGTGGGGTAGGTCACACGGCCAGCATACAAGCAAACGAAACGAAATGACTTCGTTTCGTATATGGTTCTGGGTATGAGCCCCAACGCACCCACCGGCGGTCAGCCGGACATCGCTGCCGAGGCGACCCCCGCGGCGCGGACCGTCGCGCGACTGCGTGCCACGTTCACCACCGGCCGCACCAGGCCCGTCGCCTGGCGCAAGCAGCAGCTGCGGGCGCTGAGGCGTCTGCTCACGGAGCATGAGGACGTGTTCGCGCAGGCGCTGCAGAGCGACCTCGGCAAGAGCGCGACCGAGTCGCACATGATGGAGATCGGCTTCCTCGTCAATGAGATCGACCACACGCTGCGTCATCTCGACCGGTGGCTGCGTCCGGGCAGGGTCTCCGTGCCGCTGTCGCTGATGCCGTCCCGGGCCTGGACCGTGCGTGAGCCGCTGGGTGTCGTGCTGGTCATCAGCCCCTGGAACTACCCGGTCAATCTGGCGCTGGCACCGGTCATCGGTGCGCTGGCCGCCGGCAACAGCGTCGTCCTCAAGCCCAGCGAGGTCGCCCCCGCGACCTCGGCCGTGCTCGCCCACTGGCTGCCGCGGGTCCTGGACCCGCAGGCCGTGGCCGTCGTCGAGGGCGGCGTGGAGGAGACGACCGACCTGCTTCAGCAGCGCTTCGACCACATCTTCTACACCGGCAACGGCACGGTCGGACGTATCGTCATGACCGCCGCGGCCCGCCATCTCACCCCGGTCACCCTGGAGCTGGGCGGCAAGAGCCCCGCCGTCGTCGAACCGGGCGCCGACCTCGCCACGGCCGCCCGGCGTATCGCCTGGGGCAAGTTCATGAACGCGGGCCAGACCTGCGTGGCACCCGACTACGTCCTGGCGATAGGCGAGGCGGGAGCGGAGATAGAGGGGCACCTGGTCGAGGCGGTCCGCGAGATGTACGGCACCGATCCGGCCCGCAGCGGCGACTACGGCCGCATCGTCAACGAGCGCCACTTCGACCGGCTGGCCGGCCTGCTGACCGACGGCCGGACCGTCGTGGGCGGCGACCACGACCGCGACGCCCGCTACATCGCGCCGACCGTGCTGGCCGACGTCGACCCCGACTCCGCGGTGATGCGCGAGGAGATCTTCGGTCCCATCCTGCCCATCGTCGCCGTCCCCGACCTGGACGCCGCGATCGCCTTCATCACCGCACGGGACAAGCCGCTGGCTCTCTACGCCTTCACCGCGTCCAAGCGCTCCAAGCGGCGCCTGACCGCGGAGACCTCCTCCGGCGGCCTGGCCTTCGGCGTTCCGACCGCCCACCTCGGCGTGCCGGGACTGCCCTTCGGAGGGGTCGGGGAGAGCGGCATGGGCCGCTACCACGGCTCGTACTCCCTGGACACCTTCAGTCACATCAAGTCCGTCCTCGACAAGCCGCTCAAGGCGGACACGCTGCGCGTGACCTATCCGCCCTACACCCGCGGCAAGGACCGCATCCTGCGACGCATCACGTGAGCCGCACCGACCACCGCCCAGAGGGGCCCTGGGGCTCGTCCCGGGGCGGATGACGGTCGCGACCGACCGTCGCAAGGATGGAAAGGAGAAGGGGAAGAGGCACCCGCAGGGGTACCGCCTCCCCGGCCGTCATGACCAAGATCGACTACCGTACCCAGACCACACTGATCACCGGGGCGAGCGCGGGCCTGGGCGCGGAGTTCGCCCGCCGGTTCGCCGAGCGCGGCTCGGACCTCGTGCTGGTCGCCCGCCGCGCGGACCGGCTTCAGGCCCTGGCCGACGAGCTGTCCGCGAAGCACAAGGTCACCGTCACGGTGGTGCCGTTCGACCTCACCGTGCCGGCCGCGGGCCAGGCGCTGGCCGAGGAGGTGGCCCGGCGCGGGATCACCGTCACCAGCCTCGTCAACAACGCCGGCTTCGGCACCCACAGCCCGTTCCGCCGGGAGGACCCGGACCGCGTCCAGCAGGAGATCGGCCTGAACGTGTCCAGCCTGGTCGGCGTCACCAGGGCGTTCATCGACCAGCTGACCGGTGTCCTGGTCAACGTCGCCAGCTCCCTCGGGTACCAGCCGTGGCCGAACGCCGCCGTCTACGGGGCGACCAAGGCCTTCGTGCTGAGCTTCACCGAGGCGCTGTGGCAGGAATCGCGAGGGACCGGGCTGCGCGTGCTCGCTCTCTCCCCGGGCCCGACCCGCACCGAGTTCTTCGACGCGGCCGGCTCCGACGACATGGCCCGCGGTGTCCGGCTGCAGACCCCGCGCCAGGTGGTCACCACCGCACTGCGCACGCTGGACCGGCGCAACCCGCCGCCCAGCGTCGTCTCCGGCACGTTCAACTGGGTGATGACCTTGACCTCGCGCTTCACCACCCGCCGAGCCAACGTTCTGGCCTTCGGCGCGATGACCCAGTGGCAGATGCGCCCGAGCCGGCCCGGCCACTGACACTCTTCGGACCACCGGCACCTCACAGGGACGATGCCCCCACCGACGCCCTCAGGGCGGCGCCGGACATCATCCACCGCCCCTCCCGGCACGCCGGGCTGGTGACCGGGAAGGCCGACTGCTCTTCGCGCGAGCGCCGGCCCGCGGGAACACGGTGCCCGCCCACCCCCTTGCCCACGGCCCGCCGTGCCCGCCACCGCGGCGTCGTACGTCTTGCATGAGGAAACCGAGCGGTTTACAGTGGGCGCGCGCAGGATTGTTGAACAATCCTCCTGTCGCCTGTCTGTCACGTACTGCGCTGGGACTGTGAAGGGACCGATGTGAGCAGGAACGAGAGAAGCGTGCCCCGCTCCGTCCAGGAGGCGGTTCACGCCTGCGCGGTCCGGGCGACGCGGGGCTCGGCGGCCCTGGCCCGGGCGTCGGACGGGGAGATCGACACCGCACTGCGGGCCATGGCGGCGCGGCTGCACACGGCACGCGACGTGCTGACGGCGGCGAACCAGGACGACCTGCGGTCGGCCGCCTCGAGCGGGATGTCGGCGGCACTGCAGGACCGCCTGCGGCTGACCGGCCCGCGGCTCGAGGACATGGCCGCGGCACTGCGCACACTGGCGGACGTGCCGCACGAGCCGCGGGACAGCGTCCTCGAGGAGCGTGGCGACGGCCTGGTCCTGCTGGAGCGCCGCCGCCCGGTGGGGGTCATCGGCGCGAACTTCGAGGCGCGCCCGAACGTGACACTCGACGTCGCCTCCCAGTTCCTCAAGTCCCGCAACGGCGGCGTGCTGCGCACCGGTTCGGCGGCCCTGCGCTCCTCCCAGGCCTTGGTCACCCACGTGATCACGCCCGCCCTCACCGATGCGGGACTGAACCCGGACGCCATCCAGCTGGTGCCGAGCGAGGACCGGGCGGCGGCGTACGCGCTGGTGTCGCTGCCCGAGACCGTCCCCCTGGTCATCCTGCGCGGCAGCGGCGACAGCACCCGCGAACTCGGCCGGGAGGCCGCCCGGCACGGTGTGCGCACGCTGGCCCACGCGGACGGCGGCGGAGTGCTCTACGTGGCCGCGGACGCCGACGAGAAGCTGGTGCACGAGCTGGTCACCAGCAGCCTGGACCGGCTGGGCGTCTGCAACCGGCTCAATCTGCTCCTCCTCGACCGGGCCGCCCACGACAAGCTGCTGCCGGGGATTGTGAAGACCCTCGAAGACCTGGGCATCACGGCATCGCTGCCGCCGCACGCCCACGCGCGCGGTTACGAGTGGTCCCTGGACCCCGATCATGCGGCAACGGTGACGATCGACGAGGCGGACGGCCCGGTCCACGCCGCACGGATCGCCAACGAGGAGACCTCCGGGCTGGCCGCCGCCATCGCCACCCACGACCCGGACACCGCAGCCCGGTTCATGGACGCCTACGGCGGCTCAGGCGTCTTCTGGAACTCCACCACCCGCCTCCTCGACGGCTTCAAGCTCCTGCGCCTGCCGGAAACCGGCATCAACATCGACCGCGTCCCCGGCCCCCGCGGCCCCGTCACCTACCGCGACCTGTACCTGCGCCAGTACGTCGTGCGACCCGCGGCGTCCCCGCACGGGTGAGCCGAGGGCGTCCCCTTCGGCGGGGGCGGACGTCTCACCATGCCGCCCCGATGATCCCCACGGTCCGCACCAAGTGGGGTTCGCGGCGGTCGGCCCGGTGGGCGACGGCCAACTCCACACGTGCGTCGGCCCCGGTCAGCGGAAGGTACGTGACCCCGTCGAGCGCCAGCGCTGTCACGGGTTCGGGCACGACGGCGACGCCCAGGCCGCCGGCCACCAGCGTGATCAGTGTGGAGGTCTCGCCGACCTCGTGGCGGATGTGCGGCTCGATGCCGGCGCCGCGCAGCAGGCTGAGCACGACGTCGTACATCACGGACCGGCGGTCGGCGGAGTGCACGATCAGGTCGGCGCCGGCCAGGTCGCCGACGCGCAGCCGTTTACGGCGGGCGAGGGCGTGGTCGGCCGGCAGGGCGACGACGAGCCGGTCCCGGCGCAGGGTGTGCACGGTGAGCGACGGATCGGCCGCCACGGGGCGGAGCAGCGCGACGTCGATCGCCCCGGTGCGCAGCGCCTCGGCCTGATCGGGCGCGAGCATTTCGCCGCGGAAGGAGAAGTCGACGCCGGGCAGTTCTTCGGTGAGCCGGCGTGAGAGCGCGGGCAGGAGGCTGTACGTCGCCGATCCCACGCAGCCGATCGTGAGATGACCGACGAAGCCGGCGGCGACGAGCCGTGCGTGATGGGCGGCCGCATCGACGTCGGCAAGAATCGCCCGCGCCCTGTCGAGGTAGGCCCGGCCGGCCACGGTGAGGTCGACACGGCGAGTGGTGCGGTGCAGCAGCTCGACGCCGAGCTCGGCCTCGAGTTGCCGGATCTGCTGAGAGAGCGGTGGCTGGGCCATGTGCAGCCGCTCGGCGGCGCGGCCGAAGTGACGCTCCTCCGCCACCGCCACGAAGTACCGGAGATGCCGCAGATCCATATCTCACCCATATCAATTGATCCATATATACGTACTTCAGAATATCGCCGCACCGGCCTAACTTCGGTGCCATGAGTGCTTTCGTCTACTCCGCGACCCGGACGCCGTTCGGCCGCCTCAACGGCGCGCTGGCCGGCGTGCGCCCCGACGACCTCGCCGCCGCCGCGATCACCTCGACGCTTGCCGCAGTGCCGGATCTCGACCCCGCCGCGGTCGACGACGTGGTGTGGGGCAACGCCAACGGCGCCGGTGAGGACAACCGCAACGTCGGCCGCATGGCCGCGCTCCTGGCCGGCCTCCCGGTGAACGTCCCCGGCACCACGGTCAACCGCCTGTGCGGCTCCGGCCTCGACGCGGCGATGACGGCCAGCCGCACCATCGAGTCCGGCGACGCCGAGGTGGTGCTCACCGGCGGCGTGGAGTCGATGACGCGTGCGCCGTGGGTGCTGCCCAAGTCGGCGAAGCCCTTCCCGGCCGGTGACGTCACCGCCGTGTCGACCACGCTCGGCTGGCGGCTGGTCAACCCGCGGATGCCCAAGGAGTGGACGGTCAGCCTCGGCGAGGCCAACGAGCAACTCCACGAACGCTTCGGGATCTCCCGAGAGCGACAGGACGCGTTCGCCGCCCGCTCCCACCAACTCGCCCACGCCGCCTGGGAGTCGGGCTTCTACGACGGGCTGGTGGTGCCCGTCGACGGCGTCGACCTGACCTGTGACGAGGGCATCCGCGCCGGATCCACACCCGAGGTGCTCGCGGGCCTCAAGCCGGTCTTCCGCACACCGGAGCAGGGCGGCACCATCACCGCGGGCAACGCCAGCCCCCTCAACGACGGCGCCTCCGCCGTGCTGCTGGGCAGCGAGAAGGCCGCGGCCACGATCGGAACCGACCCGATCGCCCGCATCGCCGGGCGCGGTGTGATGGCACTGGAGCCGCAGGCCTTCGGCTATGCCCCGGTCGAGGCCGCCAACCGTGCGTTGGCCCGGGCGGGGATCGGCTGGGAGCAGGTGGGGGCGGTCGAACTCAACGAGGCCTTCGCCGTGCAGTCGCTCGCCTGCCTGGACGCCTGGAAGATCGACCCCGCCCTCGTGAACCAGAAGGGCGGCGCCATCGCGATCGGCCACCCGCTGGGCGCCTCGGGCGGCCGCATCCTCGCCACGCTGGCCAAGGTGCTGCGCGAGACGCGGCAGCGCTACGGCGTCGCCGCGATCTGCATCGGCGTCGGCCAGGGACTGGCCGTCGTACTGGAGAACTGCGACGCCACGGGGGCGGCCCGGTGAGCCGGGCGGAGATCGTCCAGAGCGCCGACGCGGCGGTCGCCGGCATCGAGGACGGGGCGACCGTCCTCGTCGGAGGCTTCGGCCTGGCGGGGATGCCGTTCGACCTGATCGACGCGCTCATCCGGCAGGGCGCGAAGGACCTGACGATCGTGTCGAACAACGCCGGCAACGGGGACGTCGGACTGGCCGCACTGCTGGCCGCCGGCCGGGTCCGCAAGGTGCTGTGCTCCTTCCCGCGCCAAGCCGACTCCTGGGTCTTCGACGACCTCTACCGCGCGGGGAAGATCGAACTGGAGGTGGTGCCGCAGGGCAACCTCGCCGAACGGATGCGCGCGGCCGGGGCCGGCATCGGCGCGTTCTACTGCCCGACCGCCGTCGGCACACCGCTCGCCGAGGGCAAGGAGGTCCGCGAGATCGACGGCCGGACGTATCTGCTGGAGTACCCCATCAGGGGCGACTACGCGCTGATCGGCGCGCATGCCGCGGACACGCTGGGCAACCTCGTCTACCGCAAGACGGCCCGCAATTTCGGACCGGTCATGGCCACGGCCGCGGCGACGAC
It includes:
- a CDS encoding TetR/AcrR family transcriptional regulator, with protein sequence MTGAQPRRGRPRDASRDRALLDATLAVLTESGYSGLTTAAVAARAGVSTATLYRRWPSKEVLVVDAAAAYARDLTVQPDTGTLEGDLRALLRDKAAALTGNEGGVLRTLIGEAAHSASLAEALTNAFMLPVRRRMEEITRRAVERGEIPPVEHPDLLGDLVVGPMMSRFFLTPLPPNQVDAATAAKTADRMLPFLLRAVGHAEHGGGREK
- a CDS encoding aldehyde dehydrogenase family protein, which encodes MSPNAPTGGQPDIAAEATPAARTVARLRATFTTGRTRPVAWRKQQLRALRRLLTEHEDVFAQALQSDLGKSATESHMMEIGFLVNEIDHTLRHLDRWLRPGRVSVPLSLMPSRAWTVREPLGVVLVISPWNYPVNLALAPVIGALAAGNSVVLKPSEVAPATSAVLAHWLPRVLDPQAVAVVEGGVEETTDLLQQRFDHIFYTGNGTVGRIVMTAAARHLTPVTLELGGKSPAVVEPGADLATAARRIAWGKFMNAGQTCVAPDYVLAIGEAGAEIEGHLVEAVREMYGTDPARSGDYGRIVNERHFDRLAGLLTDGRTVVGGDHDRDARYIAPTVLADVDPDSAVMREEIFGPILPIVAVPDLDAAIAFITARDKPLALYAFTASKRSKRRLTAETSSGGLAFGVPTAHLGVPGLPFGGVGESGMGRYHGSYSLDTFSHIKSVLDKPLKADTLRVTYPPYTRGKDRILRRIT
- a CDS encoding SDR family NAD(P)-dependent oxidoreductase, producing the protein MTKIDYRTQTTLITGASAGLGAEFARRFAERGSDLVLVARRADRLQALADELSAKHKVTVTVVPFDLTVPAAGQALAEEVARRGITVTSLVNNAGFGTHSPFRREDPDRVQQEIGLNVSSLVGVTRAFIDQLTGVLVNVASSLGYQPWPNAAVYGATKAFVLSFTEALWQESRGTGLRVLALSPGPTRTEFFDAAGSDDMARGVRLQTPRQVVTTALRTLDRRNPPPSVVSGTFNWVMTLTSRFTTRRANVLAFGAMTQWQMRPSRPGH
- a CDS encoding aldehyde dehydrogenase family protein, encoding MPRSVQEAVHACAVRATRGSAALARASDGEIDTALRAMAARLHTARDVLTAANQDDLRSAASSGMSAALQDRLRLTGPRLEDMAAALRTLADVPHEPRDSVLEERGDGLVLLERRRPVGVIGANFEARPNVTLDVASQFLKSRNGGVLRTGSAALRSSQALVTHVITPALTDAGLNPDAIQLVPSEDRAAAYALVSLPETVPLVILRGSGDSTRELGREAARHGVRTLAHADGGGVLYVAADADEKLVHELVTSSLDRLGVCNRLNLLLLDRAAHDKLLPGIVKTLEDLGITASLPPHAHARGYEWSLDPDHAATVTIDEADGPVHAARIANEETSGLAAAIATHDPDTAARFMDAYGGSGVFWNSTTRLLDGFKLLRLPETGINIDRVPGPRGPVTYRDLYLRQYVVRPAASPHG
- a CDS encoding LysR family transcriptional regulator — protein: MDLRHLRYFVAVAEERHFGRAAERLHMAQPPLSQQIRQLEAELGVELLHRTTRRVDLTVAGRAYLDRARAILADVDAAAHHARLVAAGFVGHLTIGCVGSATYSLLPALSRRLTEELPGVDFSFRGEMLAPDQAEALRTGAIDVALLRPVAADPSLTVHTLRRDRLVVALPADHALARRKRLRVGDLAGADLIVHSADRRSVMYDVVLSLLRGAGIEPHIRHEVGETSTLITLVAGGLGVAVVPEPVTALALDGVTYLPLTGADARVELAVAHRADRREPHLVRTVGIIGAAW
- a CDS encoding thiolase family protein, with protein sequence MSAFVYSATRTPFGRLNGALAGVRPDDLAAAAITSTLAAVPDLDPAAVDDVVWGNANGAGEDNRNVGRMAALLAGLPVNVPGTTVNRLCGSGLDAAMTASRTIESGDAEVVLTGGVESMTRAPWVLPKSAKPFPAGDVTAVSTTLGWRLVNPRMPKEWTVSLGEANEQLHERFGISRERQDAFAARSHQLAHAAWESGFYDGLVVPVDGVDLTCDEGIRAGSTPEVLAGLKPVFRTPEQGGTITAGNASPLNDGASAVLLGSEKAAATIGTDPIARIAGRGVMALEPQAFGYAPVEAANRALARAGIGWEQVGAVELNEAFAVQSLACLDAWKIDPALVNQKGGAIAIGHPLGASGGRILATLAKVLRETRQRYGVAAICIGVGQGLAVVLENCDATGAAR
- a CDS encoding 3-oxoacid CoA-transferase subunit A, which translates into the protein MSRAEIVQSADAAVAGIEDGATVLVGGFGLAGMPFDLIDALIRQGAKDLTIVSNNAGNGDVGLAALLAAGRVRKVLCSFPRQADSWVFDDLYRAGKIELEVVPQGNLAERMRAAGAGIGAFYCPTAVGTPLAEGKEVREIDGRTYLLEYPIRGDYALIGAHAADTLGNLVYRKTARNFGPVMATAAATTIVQVDRIVQPGTLDPEAVVTPSIYVDRIVQVTTRHYTVQGAR